The following are from one region of the Methanobrevibacter sp. genome:
- a CDS encoding Coenzyme F420 hydrogenase/dehydrogenase, beta subunit C-terminal domain, giving the protein MSENRIAFVGTPCQIMAASKLQDYADSPIDVKLGLFCMENFSYKYFVNLLKEYDLKMEDIEKFQIEKGFVFLLLKTKQTVKIPLSVAKRIIRKNCNICVELTSETSDISIGSIGSEDGWSTLIIRTEKGEEIVNGAIEQKFIEAKEFNEAQFDLLNKIAESKISKNLERIEEREFLARPVLYQREKADDAIDKDISQSNFSDLKSNVIDVGSCVLCGACEYVCPDNLITIDDTKPRMKGECPEDCHACFAVCPRTFIHEDLRNDNSKPIGDFIKVLTVRSLKHTQGQDGSIVTTMLDYLLTNDIVTDVLVVDKKDELAWKPYAKLTKAIDEVVRSGGTKYSVCPVFKPLINLKEGAE; this is encoded by the coding sequence ATGAGTGAAAATAGGATAGCTTTTGTTGGAACACCATGCCAGATCATGGCTGCATCCAAACTACAAGACTATGCAGATAGCCCTATTGATGTTAAACTGGGCTTATTCTGTATGGAGAATTTTTCATATAAGTACTTTGTCAATCTCTTGAAAGAGTATGACTTGAAAATGGAGGACATTGAAAAATTCCAAATTGAGAAAGGGTTCGTATTCTTGCTGTTGAAAACCAAGCAAACAGTGAAGATACCTCTCTCTGTAGCTAAAAGGATAATTAGAAAAAACTGTAACATATGTGTTGAACTGACATCTGAGACCTCTGACATTTCAATAGGTTCCATAGGATCTGAAGATGGATGGTCAACATTGATAATCAGAACTGAAAAAGGTGAGGAAATAGTCAATGGAGCAATAGAACAGAAATTCATTGAAGCCAAAGAGTTCAATGAAGCACAATTTGATTTGCTGAACAAGATTGCTGAAAGCAAAATAAGCAAAAATCTTGAGAGAATTGAAGAAAGGGAATTCCTGGCTAGGCCTGTATTATACCAAAGGGAAAAGGCAGACGATGCAATCGACAAGGACATTTCACAGTCCAATTTCTCAGATTTGAAGTCAAATGTCATTGATGTCGGATCATGTGTGCTCTGTGGGGCATGTGAATATGTCTGTCCTGACAATCTGATAACAATTGACGATACAAAACCAAGAATGAAAGGGGAATGCCCAGAAGACTGCCATGCATGCTTTGCAGTCTGTCCAAGAACCTTCATACATGAGGACTTGAGAAATGACAATTCAAAACCTATCGGCGATTTCATTAAAGTCCTGACAGTCAGATCCCTTAAGCACACCCAAGGTCAGGACGGTTCAATTGTAACAACAATGCTTGACTATCTCTTGACCAATGATATAGTGACAGATGTGCTTGTTGTAGATAAGAAGGATGAGTTGGCTTGGAAACCTTATGCAAAGCTAACAAAAGCAATTGATGAGGTTGTAAGGTCCGGAGGAACAAAATATTCTGTCTGTCCGGTATTTAAGCCATTAATCAATTTGAAAGAGGGGGCAGAATAA
- a CDS encoding glutamate synthase-related protein gives MSFTVERKLEICKQSNDRPGCCWYLCDNPHKSSCKNCYSCYSNCPHGVYEVINDEPLPIHQENCVGCKICEEMCPTHAIYVRPLVDEGRGVWSNSTMVEIKRKSQTGAYKVRGCGLTRRIPTFDDLSILPAQVSRPPIDSYRETCKTSVVLGDRFAENPIEIDTPIMIGAMSFGALSKEAKIALAIGSSKVGTITNTGEGGMLPEERHYADKLIAQYASGRFGVSASYLNNAEAVEIKIGQGAKSGMGGHLLSHKVTAEVARVRNIPEGTSALSPARHMDIVGPEDLGMKINQLREITDWKIPIIVKFASGRVEQDVKIAAKAGADIIVVDGMQGGTGAGPEVVTEHAGIPTIEAIVKADDALKDINLRSEVSLVAAGGIRSGADVAKAIALGADAVYIATSALISIGCKVCQSCSEGICPKGIATQDRALRRRLDPIRKGQQVANYIEAMTQEVTSLTQQAGNTDIENLERQDLVALTMEASQLTGVPMVRG, from the coding sequence ATGTCATTCACTGTTGAAAGAAAATTGGAGATATGCAAGCAGAGCAATGATAGGCCTGGCTGCTGCTGGTACTTATGTGACAATCCACACAAATCCTCATGTAAGAACTGTTACAGCTGCTATTCAAACTGTCCTCATGGCGTATATGAAGTGATCAATGACGAACCATTGCCTATACATCAGGAAAACTGTGTAGGGTGCAAGATCTGTGAAGAGATGTGTCCGACACATGCGATATATGTAAGGCCTCTCGTTGATGAGGGAAGAGGAGTCTGGTCAAATTCAACAATGGTTGAAATCAAACGTAAAAGCCAAACCGGAGCATATAAGGTCAGAGGTTGCGGACTCACCAGAAGAATCCCAACATTCGATGACTTAAGCATATTGCCTGCACAGGTATCAAGGCCTCCAATAGACTCATATAGGGAAACATGCAAGACTTCCGTAGTCCTTGGAGACAGGTTTGCGGAAAATCCGATTGAAATTGACACTCCAATCATGATTGGTGCAATGTCCTTCGGTGCTTTAAGCAAGGAAGCAAAGATAGCATTGGCTATTGGAAGCAGCAAGGTAGGCACAATCACCAATACCGGTGAAGGGGGAATGCTTCCTGAGGAAAGGCATTATGCCGACAAATTGATTGCCCAGTATGCATCAGGCCGTTTCGGTGTTTCAGCAAGCTATTTGAACAATGCGGAAGCTGTAGAGATAAAGATAGGTCAAGGTGCGAAATCCGGTATGGGAGGACATTTGCTTTCCCATAAGGTTACTGCAGAAGTTGCCAGGGTTAGAAACATTCCGGAAGGAACCTCCGCATTAAGCCCTGCAAGACATATGGATATTGTCGGGCCTGAGGATTTAGGAATGAAGATCAATCAGTTAAGGGAAATCACCGACTGGAAAATACCAATCATCGTTAAATTCGCATCAGGTAGGGTTGAGCAGGATGTCAAGATCGCTGCAAAGGCTGGTGCGGACATTATTGTAGTCGATGGTATGCAAGGTGGAACAGGTGCAGGGCCTGAGGTAGTCACAGAACATGCAGGTATTCCTACAATCGAGGCAATCGTAAAGGCTGATGATGCCCTTAAGGACATTAACTTAAGAAGTGAAGTGAGCCTTGTGGCTGCTGGAGGAATAAGGTCTGGAGCTGATGTGGCTAAGGCAATAGCTTTAGGTGCAGATGCTGTATATATCGCTACCTCTGCATTGATTTCAATAGGATGCAAGGTCTGCCAATCCTGTTCTGAAGGAATCTGCCCTAAAGGAATTGCTACACAGGATAGGGCACTTAGAAGAAGATTGGACCCTATAAGAAAAGGTCAGCAAGTTGCAAACTATATAGAGGCAATGACTCAGGAAGTGACATCACTGACCCAACAGGCCGGTAACACTGACATTGAAAATCTTGAACGTCAAGACTTGGTTGCATTGACTATGGAAGCTTCACAATTGACAGGAGTTCCAATGGTTAGAGGATAA
- a CDS encoding PEP/pyruvate-binding domain-containing protein, which produces MAAFERIKSGIPGLDEALDNIRLGDNVVWNVTNLNEFSYFVDPYVKQAKEDGRNLIYIRFSYHPPLVEMTDEDFRLLEIEENNPDSEFAMIERDGIKIYKVNPYNQFETFTLEVRRIIEKEGFDAFYVFDCLSDLQAVWSTDLMMGNFFRVTCPFLFKLDTVAYFPIIRGRHSYDAIAKIRETTQLFLNVYSNSPEEVYVSPLKVWNRYSQTMFLGHKFNPNTGFVKVLQDGQEVSKYYKTINDSNKHHNEQILDSWERYMLQVRMKYADGENIDDECDKICELMMTKDERMLSKIKEYFTFEDYITIYDRRVGSGLVGGKTCGMLLSRKIIEKDRPDIYNNFEPDDSFYIGSDLFYTYIVSNDLWDLRVKQRTPEGYYKYGKELEEALKNGTFSDEIRKAFINILDYFGQNPIIVRSSSFLEDGYGNAFAGKYESVFCVNRGSLEERLAAFEEAVKIVYSSTMNISALEYRKINGLDDTDEQMALLVQRVSGSYYGDYFFPTAAGVGFSYSPYSPLPDMDNSKGMLRLVMGLGTKAVDRTKKDYPRIINLDKPEVTMAKDIKEKHRYSQHYLDVIDLKNISLHDVPVDEGLGIIPRYAKKVLVEHDREAERMFRDRGQRREIVFVNCEGLVKNQEFIDEMKEILKTLENAYDYPVDIEYTVNVGEDNSFNVNLLQCRPLQVSVNNEAIEMPEDKDVFFHIKESSMGMSRKSKIDTICYVDPHKYYEYPYAQKSSIPRVISDINAYCKDNGKTAILIVPGRIGTSSPELGIPVVFADISHFSAIIEESYSEVGYMPELSFGSHMFQDLVEADIYYGALFENEKKLEFNRDRVYDYPNILKDINPNLSDEIYGMIQVIDFDEDKAEFYHDMNKDETLCIFK; this is translated from the coding sequence ATGGCTGCATTCGAAAGAATCAAATCAGGGATTCCTGGGCTTGATGAAGCTTTGGACAATATTCGTTTAGGGGATAATGTAGTATGGAATGTAACAAATCTAAATGAATTTTCTTACTTTGTGGATCCTTATGTAAAGCAGGCAAAAGAGGATGGCCGGAACTTGATATACATTCGCTTCTCTTATCATCCGCCATTGGTGGAAATGACAGATGAGGATTTCAGGCTGCTTGAGATTGAAGAGAACAATCCCGACAGCGAATTCGCTATGATAGAGCGTGATGGGATTAAGATATATAAGGTAAATCCATACAATCAATTTGAAACATTCACTTTGGAAGTTCGCAGAATCATCGAAAAGGAAGGCTTTGATGCTTTCTATGTCTTTGACTGCTTAAGCGACCTTCAGGCCGTTTGGTCAACAGACTTGATGATGGGTAATTTCTTTAGGGTGACATGTCCGTTTCTATTCAAGCTTGACACCGTCGCTTATTTCCCTATTATCCGCGGAAGGCATTCCTATGATGCAATCGCTAAGATTCGTGAAACAACACAGCTCTTCCTGAATGTATACTCAAACAGTCCTGAGGAAGTTTATGTTTCTCCTCTTAAGGTATGGAACAGGTATTCCCAAACCATGTTCCTAGGACATAAGTTCAATCCTAATACCGGTTTTGTCAAGGTCTTGCAGGATGGACAGGAGGTCAGCAAATACTATAAGACCATCAATGATTCAAACAAACATCATAACGAGCAGATCCTGGACAGCTGGGAAAGATATATGCTTCAGGTAAGAATGAAGTATGCCGATGGGGAGAATATCGATGATGAATGCGATAAGATCTGTGAGCTGATGATGACAAAAGATGAGAGGATGCTTTCCAAAATCAAGGAATACTTCACTTTTGAGGACTACATCACAATCTATGACCGCCGTGTTGGAAGTGGATTGGTAGGAGGTAAGACCTGTGGTATGCTTCTATCAAGAAAGATAATCGAAAAGGATCGTCCGGATATATATAATAACTTTGAACCTGACGATTCGTTTTACATAGGTTCAGACCTCTTCTACACTTATATTGTTTCAAATGACCTATGGGATCTTCGTGTAAAGCAAAGAACTCCTGAAGGCTATTATAAATACGGCAAGGAATTGGAGGAAGCTCTCAAGAATGGTACCTTTTCAGATGAGATTAGAAAGGCCTTCATCAACATATTGGACTATTTCGGACAGAATCCTATTATCGTCAGGTCAAGCAGTTTCCTTGAGGACGGATACGGCAATGCGTTTGCAGGAAAGTATGAATCAGTCTTTTGCGTAAACAGAGGCAGTCTTGAAGAGCGATTGGCTGCTTTTGAAGAGGCGGTAAAGATAGTATATTCCAGTACCATGAACATTTCAGCTTTGGAATATAGGAAAATAAACGGCTTGGACGATACCGATGAGCAGATGGCCCTTTTGGTTCAAAGGGTTTCAGGTTCCTATTACGGAGACTATTTCTTCCCGACCGCTGCAGGAGTAGGTTTTTCATACAGCCCATATTCTCCACTCCCTGATATGGACAACAGCAAGGGAATGCTAAGGCTTGTAATGGGTCTTGGTACAAAGGCTGTTGACAGGACAAAAAAGGATTATCCAAGAATCATCAACCTTGACAAGCCTGAAGTGACAATGGCGAAGGACATTAAGGAAAAGCATAGGTATTCCCAGCATTACCTCGATGTGATTGACTTGAAGAACATAAGTTTGCATGATGTTCCAGTTGATGAAGGTTTGGGCATAATCCCAAGGTATGCTAAAAAGGTCCTTGTTGAACATGACCGTGAGGCAGAGAGAATGTTCCGTGACCGGGGACAACGTCGTGAGATAGTCTTTGTCAATTGTGAGGGGCTTGTGAAGAATCAGGAATTCATTGACGAGATGAAGGAAATCCTGAAAACATTGGAGAATGCATATGATTATCCTGTAGACATTGAATATACAGTCAATGTTGGAGAGGACAATTCATTCAATGTGAACCTATTGCAATGCAGACCACTTCAAGTTTCAGTAAACAATGAAGCAATTGAGATGCCTGAGGATAAGGATGTCTTCTTCCATATCAAGGAATCTTCCATGGGAATGTCACGTAAGAGCAAGATAGACACAATCTGTTATGTCGATCCTCATAAGTATTATGAATATCCTTATGCCCAAAAAAGTTCAATACCTAGGGTGATTAGCGATATAAATGCCTATTGCAAGGATAATGGCAAGACTGCAATTCTTATAGTTCCTGGAAGAATCGGAACTTCTTCCCCTGAGTTAGGGATTCCTGTAGTCTTTGCAGACATCAGCCATTTCTCTGCAATTATTGAGGAATCATACAGTGAAGTTGGCTATATGCCTGAACTGTCCTTTGGAAGCCATATGTTCCAGGACTTGGTGGAAGCTGACATTTACTATGGTGCATTGTTTGAAAACGAGAAAAAGCTGGAATTCAATAGGGATAGGGTCTATGATTATCCTAATATCCTGAAGGACATAAATCCTAACTTAAGCGATGAGATTTATGGCATGATACAGGTCATCGACTTTGATGAGGATAAGGCAGAATTCTATCATGACATGAACAAGGACGAGACATTGTGCATTTTCAAATAA
- a CDS encoding MATE family efflux transporter: MNIFGSFFDILSDKTANERGYFFTNRLLWALFIPLFIEQSLEFCVGLADSMMVASLGEVAISGVSLVDFLVQLLIFSFSALATGGAVISGQYLGNKEPNKACDASDQLVWFTTILAILMTVFVLFAKSFLINILFGQIDQDVFDTANIYLSYMAISIPFIALFNCGAAIFRTMGNAKVPMLIMFVCDVLNIIGNAILLFVFGFGVEGVAIPTVIARALAAIVMTGFVLQEKYEIHIHRTLRHKFDWSLLRKVLDVGIPYGIENGLFQLGRVLILSLVSTFGTMAIAANSVGYAIGVFSVLPGFAINLGLTAVISRCVGSNDYEQAKFYNKKILLNVFLAHLGINLIIFALLPFILQIYDLSPTTASMASEMIIWHGIFAVLIWPIAFTLPTTFRGAGDAKWPMVVSLSVMFICRIGLSYVIADFLGVGVFGTWIAMFIDWYVRAGFYIYRYFSGKWMEYRAVGNGAY; encoded by the coding sequence ATGAACATTTTTGGAAGTTTTTTTGACATTCTAAGTGATAAGACAGCAAATGAAAGAGGATACTTCTTTACAAATAGGCTTTTATGGGCTTTGTTCATCCCCCTTTTCATCGAACAGTCACTGGAATTCTGTGTAGGTCTTGCCGACTCTATGATGGTTGCATCCCTTGGTGAGGTTGCAATTTCTGGTGTTTCATTGGTTGATTTTCTGGTTCAGCTGCTCATATTCAGCTTTTCGGCTTTGGCTACAGGGGGAGCTGTCATTTCCGGACAGTATTTGGGAAACAAGGAGCCAAATAAGGCCTGTGACGCTTCCGATCAATTGGTTTGGTTTACAACAATATTGGCAATTCTAATGACAGTCTTTGTCTTGTTTGCAAAATCCTTTTTAATCAATATCCTATTCGGCCAGATAGATCAGGATGTTTTCGACACTGCAAACATTTATTTGAGCTATATGGCAATCTCCATTCCATTCATCGCATTGTTCAACTGCGGGGCAGCAATATTCAGGACAATGGGCAACGCCAAGGTTCCGATGCTGATAATGTTTGTTTGTGATGTCTTGAACATTATCGGAAATGCAATCCTTCTTTTTGTCTTTGGATTTGGAGTTGAAGGTGTGGCCATTCCAACCGTCATTGCGAGGGCATTGGCTGCAATTGTTATGACAGGCTTTGTGCTTCAGGAAAAGTATGAGATACATATCCATAGGACATTAAGGCATAAGTTTGACTGGTCCTTGCTTAGGAAGGTCTTGGATGTGGGGATTCCATATGGAATTGAAAATGGGCTTTTCCAATTGGGCAGAGTATTGATCTTAAGTTTGGTTTCCACATTCGGAACAATGGCAATCGCTGCAAACTCCGTCGGATATGCGATTGGAGTGTTTTCAGTCCTTCCGGGATTTGCAATAAACCTGGGATTGACTGCAGTCATTTCACGCTGTGTTGGAAGCAATGACTATGAACAGGCCAAATTCTATAATAAGAAAATACTGCTAAATGTCTTCCTGGCCCATTTGGGAATCAATCTGATCATATTCGCATTATTGCCATTCATATTGCAGATATATGATCTGTCCCCAACAACTGCTTCCATGGCTTCTGAAATGATAATTTGGCATGGAATCTTTGCAGTTCTGATTTGGCCGATTGCATTTACACTGCCAACCACATTCAGAGGGGCAGGTGATGCCAAATGGCCTATGGTCGTTAGCTTGTCTGTTATGTTCATCTGCAGGATCGGATTGTCTTATGTCATTGCTGACTTCCTGGGAGTTGGAGTCTTCGGCACATGGATTGCAATGTTCATAGACTGGTATGTAAGGGCAGGATTCTATATTTACAGGTACTTCAGCGGCAAGTGGATGGAATATAGGGCTGTCGGCAATGGGGCTTACTAA
- the dph5 gene encoding diphthine synthase: MFYLVGLGLFDEKDISLKGVEALRKVDKVYAEFFTSRLFGSNFEAIEDTIGKEIIVLDRTQVEEESVFLEEAKDMDVALITGGDPLIATTHSDFLVECARKGIDFEVIHGSSILSSAPAISGLQAYKFGKVTTIPFPDLEYNYFPKSPYMAIEENLKMDMHTLVLLDIQAHKDKYMTINEGLENLMTIKENLDYEGLIDEDSLAIGIARVGSKDNLVKAGYIRDLIDFDFGGPLHCIVIPSKLHIVEAEYLVEVAGAPKEILDDV, translated from the coding sequence ATGTTTTATTTGGTTGGATTAGGATTATTTGATGAGAAGGACATATCCCTAAAAGGAGTGGAAGCATTAAGGAAAGTTGATAAGGTCTATGCCGAGTTTTTCACTTCACGCCTGTTTGGTTCCAATTTTGAAGCTATTGAGGATACCATTGGAAAGGAAATCATTGTTCTTGACAGGACTCAAGTTGAAGAGGAATCTGTTTTTCTAGAGGAAGCGAAGGATATGGATGTTGCACTGATCACCGGGGGAGACCCTTTGATTGCAACCACCCATTCTGATTTCCTTGTTGAATGTGCAAGAAAGGGAATTGATTTTGAAGTGATTCACGGATCATCAATATTGTCTTCAGCACCAGCCATTTCAGGCCTTCAGGCATATAAGTTCGGTAAGGTAACAACCATTCCATTTCCGGATTTGGAGTATAATTATTTCCCTAAATCTCCTTACATGGCGATTGAAGAGAACCTGAAGATGGATATGCATACATTGGTCCTTTTGGATATTCAAGCCCATAAGGACAAATACATGACCATAAATGAGGGATTGGAAAATCTGATGACCATTAAGGAAAATCTTGATTATGAGGGGCTCATTGATGAGGATAGCTTGGCCATTGGAATCGCAAGGGTAGGATCAAAGGACAATCTTGTAAAGGCGGGATATATCAGGGATCTCATTGATTTCGATTTTGGTGGACCTCTCCATTGCATTGTAATTCCTTCCAAATTGCATATTGTTGAAGCTGAATATTTGGTGGAAGTTGCTGGAGCCCCTAAAGAGATATTGGATGATGTCTGA
- a CDS encoding queuosine precursor transporter, whose product MDLNFDFTEKRVILTVFFCMAFTIANLITVKIININFLGMETPAGVLIYPLVYILTNVIADVYGERVAQRTLILGIAADVLFVFMTTLILFLPSPDFFTGDAALSFVFTQTPRILVASYISYLIGNLVNARLTTIVNAGKAYSSGINLLVLAFSEFIDNFVFIGLAFIGVYSVVDILIMIITHWILSLIWTAIAQPFTTMTVRWAEKGKPVEA is encoded by the coding sequence ATGGATTTAAATTTTGACTTTACAGAAAAAAGGGTAATACTCACAGTATTCTTCTGTATGGCCTTCACCATTGCAAACTTAATTACAGTTAAGATTATCAACATCAATTTCTTAGGTATGGAAACTCCTGCTGGAGTATTGATCTATCCTTTGGTATATATCTTAACCAACGTAATTGCTGATGTATACGGTGAAAGGGTTGCACAAAGAACCCTTATATTAGGTATTGCTGCTGACGTATTATTCGTATTTATGACTACTTTAATATTATTCTTGCCATCCCCAGACTTCTTTACTGGTGATGCAGCATTATCCTTTGTATTTACCCAAACCCCAAGAATTCTTGTAGCTTCATACATCAGTTACTTGATCGGTAACTTGGTAAATGCAAGATTGACTACAATTGTAAACGCAGGCAAGGCTTACTCCTCTGGAATAAACCTCTTGGTTCTTGCTTTCAGTGAATTCATTGATAACTTCGTATTCATTGGACTCGCATTTATTGGTGTTTATTCTGTTGTAGATATCTTAATAATGATTATCACTCACTGGATATTAAGTTTGATTTGGACTGCAATCGCTCAGCCATTCACTACCATGACTGTAAGATGGGCTGAAAAAGGCAAACCAGTTGAAGCTTAA
- a CDS encoding helix-turn-helix domain-containing protein codes for MKILISNLKGKELLDIAMKNRIDKLISVYMNYNETSLLDQYMTKENIKISTTNAIEAAKQLTDIIRRSKDGNEIYVASDGNFIGSILNFVANKEGVDYIYYCFNDQAIQMPRLSINLSKTKLEILKTLAESEQTAILIGKNVGISRAMVYKHINSLMEDGLVGQTKQYEKYYLTNAGKMAII; via the coding sequence ATGAAAATACTAATATCTAATCTAAAGGGAAAGGAACTTCTGGACATTGCCATGAAAAACAGGATAGACAAATTGATCTCCGTATATATGAACTATAATGAAACCAGCCTGCTTGACCAGTATATGACCAAGGAAAACATCAAGATAAGCACTACAAATGCGATTGAGGCAGCAAAGCAATTGACTGACATCATAAGAAGGTCCAAAGATGGAAACGAAATCTATGTGGCAAGTGATGGAAACTTCATAGGATCAATTCTGAATTTTGTTGCAAACAAGGAAGGGGTAGATTACATCTACTACTGCTTCAATGACCAGGCCATACAAATGCCAAGATTGAGCATAAACCTATCCAAAACCAAATTGGAAATCCTCAAAACCCTTGCAGAGTCAGAACAGACCGCAATTCTGATTGGAAAGAATGTTGGAATCTCAAGAGCTATGGTATATAAGCACATAAACAGCCTGATGGAAGACGGCTTGGTGGGACAGACAAAACAGTACGAAAAATATTATCTTACAAATGCCGGAAAGATGGCAATTATTTAA
- the gdhA gene encoding NADP-specific glutamate dehydrogenase, which yields MSYVDEVIDLIVKENPDEPEFHQAVKEVLESLRVVIEENEEQYRKDALLERLVNPERQIKFRVPWVDDNGQVQVNTGYRVQFNSAIGPYKGGLRFHPSVNIGIIKFLGFEQIFKNSLTGLPIGGGKGGSNFDPKGKSDREIMKFCQSFMTELCKYIGADTDVPAGDIGVGGREIGYLFGQYKRIQGLYEGVLTGKGLTFGGSLARTEATGYGLLYFANAMLKANGETLEGKTVIMSGAGNVAIYAIEKAIQLGAKPVTCSDSTGWIYDPEGIDVELLKEIKEVRRERLTAYADARPSAEYHEGKGVWTVKADVAFPCATQNELDLDDAKTLVENGVIAVAEGANMPTTLEATNYLIENGILFSPGKASNAGGVATSALEMSQNSQRLSWTFEEVDTRLQTIMEDIFANVDAAAKEYGFEKNYVVGANIAGFLKVVDAMNAQGIV from the coding sequence ATGTCCTATGTTGATGAAGTAATTGACTTAATTGTTAAAGAAAACCCTGATGAACCTGAGTTTCATCAAGCTGTAAAAGAAGTATTAGAATCTTTAAGAGTCGTAATCGAAGAAAACGAAGAACAATACAGAAAAGATGCACTTTTAGAAAGATTAGTCAACCCAGAAAGACAAATCAAATTCAGAGTCCCTTGGGTAGACGACAACGGACAAGTACAAGTTAACACCGGTTACAGAGTACAGTTCAACAGTGCAATCGGACCTTACAAAGGCGGACTTCGTTTCCACCCTTCCGTAAACATCGGTATTATCAAGTTCTTAGGATTCGAACAAATCTTCAAAAACTCCTTGACCGGCCTTCCAATTGGTGGAGGTAAAGGTGGATCCAACTTTGACCCTAAAGGAAAATCCGACAGAGAAATCATGAAATTCTGTCAAAGCTTCATGACCGAACTCTGCAAATACATTGGTGCTGACACTGACGTTCCTGCTGGAGACATCGGTGTAGGTGGTAGAGAAATCGGTTACTTATTCGGCCAATACAAAAGAATCCAAGGTTTATACGAAGGAGTTCTCACCGGTAAAGGCTTGACCTTCGGTGGATCTTTAGCAAGAACTGAAGCAACTGGATATGGTTTATTATACTTCGCTAATGCAATGTTAAAAGCAAACGGCGAAACCTTAGAAGGCAAAACCGTAATCATGTCTGGTGCAGGTAACGTAGCAATCTACGCAATTGAAAAAGCTATTCAATTAGGTGCAAAACCTGTAACCTGTTCCGATTCAACCGGTTGGATCTACGACCCAGAAGGAATCGATGTTGAATTGTTAAAGGAAATCAAGGAAGTAAGACGTGAAAGATTAACCGCTTATGCTGATGCAAGACCATCTGCTGAATACCACGAAGGAAAAGGCGTATGGACCGTTAAAGCTGATGTTGCATTCCCATGTGCTACCCAAAACGAATTGGATCTTGATGATGCTAAAACCTTAGTTGAAAACGGTGTCATTGCAGTAGCTGAAGGTGCAAACATGCCAACCACCTTAGAAGCAACCAATTACTTGATTGAAAATGGTATTCTCTTCTCACCAGGTAAAGCTTCCAATGCAGGTGGAGTAGCTACTTCCGCTTTAGAAATGTCTCAAAACTCTCAAAGATTATCTTGGACCTTTGAAGAAGTTGACACAAGACTCCAAACCATTATGGAAGACATCTTTGCTAATGTTGATGCAGCAGCTAAAGAATACGGATTTGAGAAAAACTACGTAGTTGGAGCTAACATTGCAGGATTCTTGAAAGTAGTTGACGCAATGAACGCTCAAGGAATCGTCTAG